Proteins co-encoded in one Candidatus Zymogenaceae bacterium genomic window:
- a CDS encoding MATE family efflux transporter yields the protein MTHTRDLTEGPVGKTLWNLTLPMIAGFFSMIAFNLVDTIFVAQLGTDPLAAMSFTFPVIFFLAGMMVGLGTGTASVISRAVGAGDADRARRLTTDAILLGFVWAIVISVLGLLTIDPLFSLMGASPPIIALIGQYMSILFGGIFVFIVPVLGNHSMRGYGDTLTPSIIMMGAAVINALLDPVLIYGLFGLPRMELAGAALATIIARSTSLVAAIWVLHWKKHMLVRVRPRLRAAWDSWRPILIVAVPAALANLSVPLSMAVITNLASRFGPGAVAAVGTGIRLENMALMVVLALAAAVIPFIGQNYGAGRPDRVRGGYFFSARFSVYYGLVIWALFFVLAHPIAGLFSDDPEVVGYIVWFVRIMPGGYPLLGIGHVTIAAFNSINRPIHAAMINLVRMFFLAVPLAYLGARLFSVPGIFCGMALANIISGVGAFLLFRWMSRRKRL from the coding sequence ATGACCCACACCAGAGACCTGACCGAAGGGCCGGTGGGGAAAACGCTCTGGAATCTGACCCTCCCCATGATCGCCGGCTTCTTCTCCATGATCGCCTTCAACCTGGTGGATACGATCTTCGTGGCGCAGCTGGGGACAGATCCCCTTGCGGCGATGAGCTTCACCTTTCCGGTCATCTTCTTTCTTGCCGGCATGATGGTGGGCCTGGGCACCGGCACCGCGTCGGTGATATCCCGGGCGGTGGGGGCCGGCGACGCCGATCGGGCACGCCGCCTCACCACAGACGCCATCCTCCTGGGGTTCGTGTGGGCCATCGTCATTTCCGTCCTGGGGCTTCTCACCATCGATCCGCTGTTTTCCCTTATGGGCGCCTCCCCGCCCATCATCGCCCTCATCGGGCAGTACATGTCCATCCTGTTCGGCGGGATATTCGTGTTCATCGTCCCGGTCCTGGGCAACCACTCCATGCGGGGGTATGGAGACACCCTGACCCCCAGCATCATCATGATGGGGGCCGCCGTCATCAACGCGCTTCTCGATCCGGTGCTGATCTACGGCCTGTTCGGCCTTCCCCGGATGGAGCTTGCCGGGGCGGCGCTGGCCACCATCATCGCCCGGTCCACCTCTCTGGTGGCGGCCATCTGGGTGCTTCACTGGAAAAAACACATGCTCGTCCGGGTCAGGCCGAGGCTGCGCGCCGCGTGGGACTCCTGGCGCCCGATACTCATCGTTGCCGTTCCCGCAGCGCTGGCCAACCTCTCGGTGCCGCTTTCCATGGCCGTCATCACGAACCTCGCGTCCCGCTTCGGCCCGGGTGCGGTGGCGGCGGTGGGGACGGGAATACGCCTGGAAAACATGGCCCTCATGGTCGTGCTGGCCCTCGCCGCGGCGGTTATCCCCTTCATCGGACAGAACTACGGGGCGGGACGACCGGACCGGGTCCGGGGGGGATACTTCTTCAGCGCCCGGTTCTCGGTATACTACGGCCTTGTGATATGGGCGCTGTTCTTCGTCCTGGCGCACCCCATCGCAGGCCTTTTCAGCGACGATCCCGAGGTCGTCGGATATATCGTCTGGTTCGTCAGGATTATGCCGGGGGGGTATCCGCTTCTGGGGATCGGGCATGTGACCATCGCCGCCTTCAACTCCATCAACCGCCCCATTCACGCCGCCATGATAAACCTGGTGCGGATGTTTTTCTTGGCGGTGCCGCTGGCGTATCTGGGGGCGCGGCTCTTTTCGGTGCCGGGGATTTTCTGCGGCATGGCGCTCGCCAACATCATCTCGGGTGTGGGCGCGTTTTTGCTTTTTAGGTGGATGAGCCGGAGAAAAAGGCTGTAG